A DNA window from Deltaproteobacteria bacterium contains the following coding sequences:
- a CDS encoding paraslipin, producing the protein MGGEMSIFAIAFLVFAAVVLFKAVRIVPQQEVWILERLGKFQGSLSAGLHFVVPFVDIIRYRHSLKEIVLDIPAQVCITRDNVSVHIDGVLFFRVVDPIKSSYGINDYIQAVVQLAQTTLRSEIGKIDLDRTFEERDKVNSAVILAIDQATEPWGVKVLRYELKSIQPPKDVLDAMEKQMRAEREKRANVLTSEADRDSKINRAEGEKQETIKASEADRQKQINEAEGKAQAILAVANATAEGLRQVAIAMSGPGGEAAAKLKIAEEYVKQFGQVAYDARAIIVPSNVGDPSSMIATAMAVMDGVRMTSISEQPKGRA; encoded by the coding sequence ATGGGTGGCGAGATGTCGATTTTTGCAATTGCGTTTCTTGTATTCGCGGCGGTTGTACTTTTCAAAGCGGTTCGAATTGTCCCGCAACAGGAAGTTTGGATCTTGGAACGACTAGGAAAATTTCAGGGCAGTCTCTCGGCTGGTCTTCACTTTGTCGTTCCTTTTGTGGATATCATTCGCTATCGACATTCGCTGAAAGAAATCGTACTCGACATCCCGGCGCAGGTTTGTATCACACGTGACAACGTGTCCGTTCATATCGACGGAGTCTTGTTTTTCCGTGTGGTTGACCCCATTAAATCTAGCTACGGGATCAATGACTATATCCAGGCAGTTGTTCAGCTGGCGCAGACAACATTGCGCTCTGAAATCGGAAAAATCGATCTCGATCGAACGTTCGAAGAGCGCGACAAAGTTAACTCGGCCGTTATTTTGGCAATTGACCAAGCAACGGAACCTTGGGGAGTTAAAGTACTTCGCTATGAATTGAAGTCGATTCAGCCGCCGAAAGATGTTCTGGACGCGATGGAAAAGCAAATGCGAGCAGAGCGAGAGAAGCGCGCAAACGTCTTGACGTCGGAAGCGGATCGCGATTCTAAAATCAATCGCGCGGAAGGTGAAAAGCAAGAGACCATCAAAGCTTCGGAAGCCGACCGACAAAAGCAGATCAACGAAGCTGAAGGTAAGGCGCAGGCAATTTTAGCAGTTGCGAATGCTACGGCCGAGGGGCTGCGCCAGGTTGCAATTGCGATGAGCGGCCCAGGGGGAGAAGCGGCCGCCAAGCTTAAAATTGCAGAAGAGTACGTGAAGCAGTTTGGTCAAGTTGCGTACGACGCGCGAGCCATTATCGTTCCATCGAATGTCGGTGATCCGTCGTCAATGATCGCGACAGCGATGGCCGTTATGGATGGCGTCCGTATGACTTCCATCAGCGAACAGCCTAAAGGCCGCGCCTAA
- a CDS encoding NAD(P)H-dependent oxidoreductase, protein MASVYFLFAHPHRNQSRVCSTVLKRIRDLDNVTVCDLYESYPDFHIPVADEQAKVVAHDVIFLQHPFYWYNMPPLLKLWIDEVFESGFAYGPGGDAFKGKTLQLSISTGGAEEAYKSDGNNRFTIDEFTRSYDQTAHLCGMTWPKPIAFHGAHRASMEEIEAYAERVRDLILSYTNKLYHPSVPS, encoded by the coding sequence TTGGCGTCAGTCTATTTTCTCTTCGCGCATCCGCATCGAAATCAGTCCCGGGTCTGCAGCACGGTATTAAAAAGAATTCGAGATTTGGATAACGTGACCGTGTGCGATCTTTATGAATCCTATCCTGACTTTCATATTCCGGTTGCAGACGAACAGGCAAAAGTAGTCGCGCACGACGTGATTTTTTTGCAGCACCCATTTTACTGGTACAACATGCCTCCCCTCTTGAAGCTTTGGATTGACGAAGTGTTTGAATCCGGATTTGCCTACGGTCCGGGTGGCGACGCATTCAAAGGCAAAACATTGCAGCTATCTATTTCAACAGGTGGAGCAGAGGAAGCGTATAAATCGGACGGCAACAATCGGTTTACGATCGACGAATTCACTCGTTCCTATGATCAAACGGCACACCTTTGTGGAATGACTTGGCCAAAGCCAATTGCATTTCATGGCGCCCACCGGGCTTCTATGGAAGAAATTGAGGCCTACGCCGAGCGGGTCCGGGACTTGATATTAAGCTACACCAATAAACTGTACCACCCGTCGGTGCCCTCATGA
- the kefC gene encoding glutathione-regulated potassium-efflux system protein KefC — protein MSAGVLQSALIFLAAAVITVPIFQRIGLGSVLGYLISGIAIGPWGLGLISNVDDILHFSEFGVVLFLFLIGLELEPKRLWSLRVPIFGLGSAQVAANTAIFTLIGWLLGFAWPVAFLAGMGFSLSSTAIALQVMKERGNLQTHAGNSAFSTLLFQDIAVIPMIAIVPLLALAPALGAGEPAGSKLVSVVKVIGVLAGTIFFGRFAVRPILRAVASAKLREIFTAFALFLVVGMSALMQQIELSMGLGAFLAGVLLADSEYRHALETDIEPFKGLLLGLFFMSVGMSIDVGSVRESPLMIFGIVMGVIALKFAIHFALGALFKIANPSRYFFSLVLAQVGEFAFVLFAAGKAAGVLGDNVMGPLIAATALSMLASPILLAGYGKWIEPRFSIGQKPDADSIENSHPEVIIAGFGRFGQIVGRLLYANGTTATVLDHEPDQIELLRKFGFKVYYGDATREDLLHAAGAAEAKVLVVAIDSIDESLKLVDLAKSKFPHLKILARARNVQHMYGLIERKVKIIERETFESSLRLGRHVLAELGVSAHESWQATNRFRDHNVQMIQDMSKFRNNQADLVARAKQAREDLEKMFERERLRREVAQSGWGD, from the coding sequence ATGAGCGCAGGAGTTCTTCAAAGCGCATTGATATTTCTTGCGGCCGCTGTGATCACGGTCCCGATTTTTCAACGCATCGGACTGGGTTCGGTCCTTGGATACCTTATCAGTGGCATCGCAATCGGACCGTGGGGTCTTGGGTTGATATCAAATGTCGACGACATTCTTCATTTTTCGGAGTTTGGCGTTGTACTGTTTCTGTTTCTGATCGGTCTCGAGCTTGAGCCGAAACGATTGTGGAGTCTTCGCGTTCCGATCTTTGGCCTTGGCTCAGCGCAGGTAGCAGCCAACACTGCGATCTTTACGTTGATCGGTTGGCTGCTGGGTTTCGCATGGCCGGTCGCATTTTTGGCGGGAATGGGTTTTTCTCTTTCGTCGACGGCGATCGCGCTTCAAGTGATGAAAGAGAGAGGTAACTTACAAACCCACGCCGGTAATTCGGCATTCTCGACTTTGCTCTTTCAGGATATCGCTGTTATCCCGATGATCGCGATCGTTCCCTTGTTGGCGCTGGCGCCAGCGTTGGGAGCAGGGGAGCCGGCAGGGTCGAAACTTGTCTCGGTCGTAAAGGTCATCGGTGTGCTTGCGGGCACGATTTTTTTCGGCCGCTTTGCAGTTCGTCCCATCCTGCGCGCTGTCGCGTCGGCTAAATTGCGCGAGATATTTACGGCCTTCGCATTGTTTCTAGTTGTTGGGATGTCGGCCCTGATGCAACAGATCGAACTTTCAATGGGTTTAGGCGCATTTTTGGCAGGCGTCTTGTTGGCCGATAGTGAGTATCGGCACGCTCTTGAAACAGATATTGAACCATTTAAAGGCTTGTTGCTAGGTCTTTTCTTTATGTCGGTGGGAATGTCGATTGATGTTGGGAGCGTGCGCGAAAGCCCGCTGATGATATTTGGAATTGTGATGGGCGTCATTGCTCTTAAATTTGCGATTCACTTCGCACTTGGTGCACTGTTCAAAATTGCAAATCCGTCGCGGTACTTTTTTAGCCTTGTTTTAGCTCAGGTAGGCGAGTTTGCATTTGTACTGTTCGCCGCAGGAAAAGCTGCCGGAGTTTTGGGGGACAACGTGATGGGCCCTTTGATAGCCGCAACAGCTCTTTCAATGTTAGCTTCACCGATACTTTTGGCTGGCTACGGAAAGTGGATTGAGCCGCGGTTTTCGATCGGTCAAAAACCAGACGCAGATAGTATTGAAAACAGTCATCCTGAAGTCATCATTGCGGGCTTTGGCCGGTTTGGGCAAATAGTCGGGCGACTTCTTTACGCCAACGGTACAACCGCTACGGTTCTTGATCATGAACCAGATCAAATTGAGCTTTTAAGAAAATTCGGTTTCAAAGTTTATTATGGCGATGCAACGAGGGAAGATCTGCTGCACGCAGCAGGCGCCGCTGAAGCCAAAGTGCTAGTAGTTGCGATCGACAGCATTGATGAGAGCTTAAAACTTGTCGATTTGGCTAAATCGAAGTTTCCTCATCTAAAGATTTTAGCTCGCGCTCGAAATGTGCAGCATATGTACGGGTTAATTGAACGAAAGGTGAAAATCATCGAGCGTGAAACTTTCGAGTCGTCGCTGCGCTTGGGGCGACACGTTTTGGCTGAGCTAGGAGTTTCGGCCCATGAATCGTGGCAGGCCACGAATCGATTTCGCGATCACAACGTTCAGATGATCCAGGACATGAGCAAGTTTCGAAACAACCAAGCAGATCTCGTTGCGCGAGCCAAGCAAGCTCGAGAGGACCTTGAGAAAATGTTCGAACGCGAACGGCTGCGGCGTGAGGTTGCGCAATCTGGCTGGGGAGATTGA
- a CDS encoding NfeD family protein, with amino-acid sequence MELSSVWMWAAVAMVLLIGEMMTATFGLLFFGVAAAVTAVIVVIAPDLPPAVQLMIFGALGLVGVLVGRKWIKAKLLSKAAPPVNLDSNSEFAIDRSLAPGQEGAVLYQGSPWSAKNDGSDPINTGDRVKVIRTSGIKLIIQKVK; translated from the coding sequence ATGGAATTAAGTTCAGTTTGGATGTGGGCGGCAGTCGCGATGGTTCTACTGATTGGCGAGATGATGACGGCAACGTTTGGGCTTCTCTTTTTTGGAGTTGCTGCAGCGGTGACCGCAGTCATTGTTGTTATCGCCCCGGATTTGCCCCCTGCCGTTCAATTGATGATATTTGGCGCTCTCGGATTGGTTGGAGTGTTAGTTGGACGAAAGTGGATCAAAGCGAAACTCTTGTCCAAGGCAGCTCCTCCGGTAAACTTGGATTCGAATTCGGAGTTTGCCATTGATCGCTCGCTGGCCCCCGGACAAGAAGGTGCTGTATTGTACCAAGGGTCTCCGTGGTCAGCCAAAAATGATGGTAGTGACCCGATCAACACTGGCGATCGCGTGAAAGTGATTCGCACAAGCGGAATTAAGCTAATTATTCAGAAGGTAAAATAA
- a CDS encoding phosphatase PAP2 family protein has translation MHSLLNLRLVIAGILVSSTSILFIVLLDGPLAEYFKPQFGSSVHVYAAELTDVAKAGPFFAVSIVIAMLGYVAGKVQKTRNSVWSEVTRWGFQALMAFLFSGVVVQLLKHLLGRKRPYAVESLSPHEFHFFTANYEFHSFPSGHSQVMFTAATLLWLIWPKGGIVWFVTAGLIALTRVITLNHWMSDVLIGAYVGIAVTMITHRAFQRSERFRVREGVIK, from the coding sequence ATGCACAGCCTTCTAAACTTGCGACTTGTTATTGCGGGAATTCTTGTCAGTTCGACTTCCATTCTGTTCATTGTTTTACTTGATGGACCACTTGCCGAGTACTTCAAGCCGCAGTTCGGTAGCAGCGTTCATGTTTACGCAGCCGAACTAACGGACGTCGCAAAGGCTGGCCCCTTTTTCGCGGTCTCGATTGTGATCGCTATGCTTGGCTATGTCGCTGGCAAGGTCCAGAAGACGCGAAACAGCGTGTGGTCGGAGGTGACGCGTTGGGGATTCCAGGCGTTGATGGCATTTTTATTCAGCGGTGTGGTTGTTCAGCTTCTCAAGCACCTTTTGGGACGAAAGCGACCGTACGCGGTCGAGTCGCTCTCGCCGCACGAGTTTCATTTTTTTACGGCGAATTACGAATTTCACTCGTTCCCTTCCGGTCATTCGCAAGTCATGTTTACTGCGGCGACCCTACTCTGGTTGATTTGGCCAAAGGGTGGGATAGTTTGGTTTGTGACGGCAGGGTTGATCGCGCTCACCCGTGTGATTACTCTTAATCACTGGATGAGCGACGTTTTGATTGGTGCCTATGTTGGAATTGCTGTCACTATGATCACGCACCGTGCTTTTCAAAGATCTGAACGTTTTCGAGTTCGCGAAGGAGTTATTAAGTGA
- a CDS encoding methyltransferase domain-containing protein, producing MNYETKIDTIEMAGQSLQLEMLSDVDQTIDQLFEVYQANGQTELFEEMCPYFGTLWPAGKILANKIADDIVSGEFGAFHPKGSRILEIGCGLALPSLLLTKAGWSVQATDLHPDVAAFLERNKKLNQTVGPEYLSLDWRDESPVAQTWDLIIASDVLYDKTQPATLLRFLMKALSPKGRALVADPGRSYVEGFFTEAKKVGYQVSKAGMFGVVIGEIRRREVR from the coding sequence ATGAACTACGAAACTAAAATCGATACCATTGAAATGGCTGGCCAATCATTACAGCTGGAAATGCTGAGTGATGTGGATCAAACCATTGATCAATTGTTCGAGGTTTATCAAGCCAACGGTCAGACAGAGTTGTTTGAAGAAATGTGTCCGTACTTTGGCACTCTTTGGCCCGCAGGAAAAATTTTAGCAAATAAAATTGCGGATGACATTGTCAGCGGAGAGTTCGGCGCCTTTCACCCCAAAGGATCCCGAATTCTCGAAATCGGCTGCGGTTTAGCACTGCCTTCACTGCTTTTGACCAAAGCAGGATGGTCCGTGCAGGCGACCGATCTTCATCCAGATGTGGCTGCGTTTCTTGAGCGAAATAAAAAGCTCAATCAAACCGTAGGACCTGAGTACTTGTCTCTCGACTGGCGTGACGAGTCGCCGGTCGCGCAAACCTGGGATTTGATTATCGCGAGTGATGTGCTCTATGACAAAACTCAGCCGGCCACCTTACTTCGGTTTTTGATGAAGGCGCTGTCGCCCAAAGGCCGAGCGCTGGTCGCAGATCCGGGCCGAAGCTACGTCGAAGGTTTTTTCACAGAGGCGAAAAAGGTTGGATATCAAGTATCGAAAGCGGGAATGTTTGGGGTTGTGATCGGTGAAATTCGACGGAGAGAAGTCCGTTAG